One part of the Syngnathus acus chromosome 17, fSynAcu1.2, whole genome shotgun sequence genome encodes these proteins:
- the rgs20 gene encoding regulator of G-protein signaling 20 isoform X1 produces MGSEPMEMRKRQMSVQQESAAGGTALAHQGQPGQANPRGSNACCFCWCCCCSCSWNEDRDERNRKTSYDVKEGTADCEDCPKPTLEEVSSWAQSFDKLMSCPAGRNSFRQFLRTEFSEENMLFWLACQEFAKESNKGSVEEKARAIYEDYISILSPKEVSLDSRVRESINRNMQEPTSHTFDDAQLQIYTLMQRDSYPRYMNSQAYKNLLNALSEQSPES; encoded by the exons ATGGGATCAGAGCCGATGGAGATGCGAAAGAGGCAGATGTCGGTGCAGCAGGAATCGGCAGCGGGGGGGACTGCACTGGCCCACCAGGGCCAGCCGGGCCAGGCCAACCCGCGGGGTTCCAACGCCTGCTGCTTCtgttggtgctgctgctgtagCTGCTCTTG GAACGAGGACAGAGACGAGAGGAATCGGAAGACCTCGTACGATGTCAAGGAAGGGACCGCGGACTGTGAAGACTG CCCCAAGCCCACGCTGGAGGAGGTGAGCTCTTGGGCCCAGTCCTTTGACAAGCTCATGAGCTGCCCGGCCGGACGCAACTCTTTCCGTCAATTCCTGCGCACCGAGTTCAGCGAGGAGAACATGTTATTCTGGCTCGCCTGCCAGGAGTTCGCCAAGGAGAGCAACAAGGGCTCAGTGGAGGAGAAGGCCCGTGCCATCTACGAGGACTACATCTCCATCCTCTCCCCGAAAGAG GTGAGTCTGGACTCCCGAGTGCGGGAATCCATCAATCGCAACATGCAGGAGCCCACGTCGCACACGTTCGACGACGCCCAGCTCCAGATCTACACGCTCATGCAAAGAGACTCGTACCCTCGCTACATGAACTCCCAGGCCTACAAAAACCTGCTCAACGCTCTGTCCGAGCAGTCACCTGAAtcgtag
- the rgs20 gene encoding regulator of G-protein signaling 20 isoform X2: protein MTHPRRAKGWEIRPASILRWIRRRRVLMWQSIQRLIRACHRGVGCSVSYNEHDHDEQDMVCLEPMGSEPMEMRKRQMSVQQESAAGGTALAHQGQPGQANPRGSNACCFCWCCCCSCSWNEDRDERNRKTSYDVKEGTADCEDCPKPTLEEVSSWAQSFDKLMSCPAGRNSFRQFLRTEFSEENMLFWLACQEFAKESNKGSVEEKARAIYEDYISILSPKEVSLDSRVRESINRNMQEPTSHTFDDAQLQIYTLMQRDSYPRYMNSQAYKNLLNALSEQSPES from the exons ATGACGCACCCTAGAAGGGCCAAAGGGTGGGAGATCAGGCCCGCGTCGATCCTGCGGTGgatccgccgccgccgcgtccTCATGTGGCAAAGTATACAGAGGCTCATCCGGGCGTGCCACCGTGGCGTCGGTTGTTCCGTCAGCTACAATGAACACGACCACGATGAGCAGGATATGGTGTGCCTTGAG CCCATGGGATCAGAGCCGATGGAGATGCGAAAGAGGCAGATGTCGGTGCAGCAGGAATCGGCAGCGGGGGGGACTGCACTGGCCCACCAGGGCCAGCCGGGCCAGGCCAACCCGCGGGGTTCCAACGCCTGCTGCTTCtgttggtgctgctgctgtagCTGCTCTTG GAACGAGGACAGAGACGAGAGGAATCGGAAGACCTCGTACGATGTCAAGGAAGGGACCGCGGACTGTGAAGACTG CCCCAAGCCCACGCTGGAGGAGGTGAGCTCTTGGGCCCAGTCCTTTGACAAGCTCATGAGCTGCCCGGCCGGACGCAACTCTTTCCGTCAATTCCTGCGCACCGAGTTCAGCGAGGAGAACATGTTATTCTGGCTCGCCTGCCAGGAGTTCGCCAAGGAGAGCAACAAGGGCTCAGTGGAGGAGAAGGCCCGTGCCATCTACGAGGACTACATCTCCATCCTCTCCCCGAAAGAG GTGAGTCTGGACTCCCGAGTGCGGGAATCCATCAATCGCAACATGCAGGAGCCCACGTCGCACACGTTCGACGACGCCCAGCTCCAGATCTACACGCTCATGCAAAGAGACTCGTACCCTCGCTACATGAACTCCCAGGCCTACAAAAACCTGCTCAACGCTCTGTCCGAGCAGTCACCTGAAtcgtag
- the atp6v1h gene encoding V-type proton ATPase subunit H isoform X1 yields MDIRGAVDAAVPTNIIAAKAAEVRANLVNWQSYLQSQMISAEDCEFIKKFEVANSEEKQVILTNEGHQCAKTFLNLMAHISKEQTVQYILTLTDDTLQENHQRVSIFFDYAKKTKNTAWSYFLPMLNRQDLFTVHMAARIIAKLAAWGRDLMEGSDLNYYFNWIKSQLSSQNLHGTGPDTGSGAGTISPSESSQYVQCVAGCLQLMLRINEYRFAWVEADGVNCITAVLSNKCGFQLQYQMIFCVWLLAFSPQLCEQLRRYNVVPALSDILQESVKEKVTRIILAAFRNLLEKSSERETRQEYALAMIQCKVLKQLENLEQQKYDDEDITEDIKFLLERLGESVQDLSSFDEYSSELKSGRLEWSPVHKSEKFWRENAVRLNEKNYELLKILTRLLEVSDDPQVIAVAAHDVGEYVRHYPRGKRVIEQLGGKQLVMNHMHHEDQLVRYNALLAVQKLMVHNWEYLGRQLQSGDQQQAPAVVARS; encoded by the exons ATGGACATCCGCGGGGCCGTGGACGCCGCTGTCCCCACCAACATCATCGCTGCCAAGGCGGCGGAGGTTCGTGCCAATCTGGTCAACTGGCAGTCGTACTTGCA GAGTCAGATGATCTCAGCAGAGGACTGTGAGTTCATCAAGAAGTTTGAGGTGGCCAACTCTGAGGAGAAGCAGGTCATCCTGACCAATGAAGGACATCAG TGTGCAAAGACATTTCTGAACCTAATGGCTCACATCTCCAAGGAGCAGACTGTCCAGTACATCTTGACGCTCACTGATGACACTCTGCAG GAGAACCATCAGAGGGTGAGCATCTTCTTTGACTATgcaaagaagacaaagaaCACAGCCTGGTCCTATTTTCTCCCCATGCTGAATCGCCAGGACCTCTTCACCGTCCACATG GCGGCGAGGATCATCGCCAAGTTGGCCGCTTGGGGCCGTGACCTGATGGAGGGAAGTGATCTGAACTACTATTTCAACTGGATCAAAAGCCAGCTCAGCTCACAG AACCTTCACGGTACAGGTCCAGACACAGGCTCGGGAGCGGGAACCATTTCCCCCAGTGAA AGCTCTCAGTATGTCCAGTGCGTGGCCGGATGCCTTCAACTCATGCTGAGGATCAACGAGTACAGGTTTGCCTGGGTGGAGGCCGACGGGGTGAACTG CATAACGGCGGTGCTGAGCAACAAGTGCGGCTTCCAGCTCCAGTACCAGATGATCTTCTGCGTCTGGCTCCTGGCCTTTAGCCCGCAGCTGTGCGAGCAGCTGCGGCGCTACAACGTGGTGCCCGCGCTCTCTGACATCCTCCAGGAATCTGTCAAGGAGAAGGTCACCCGGATCATCCTGGCCGCATTCAGG AATCTCCTGGAGAAGTCGTCAGAGAGGGAGACCCGCCAGGAGTACGCGCTGGCTATGATCCAGTGTAAAGTGCTGAAGCAGCTGGAGAACCTCGAGCAGCAGAAGTACGACGACGAGGACATCACGGAGGACATCAAGTTCCTGCTGGAGAGGCTGGGGGAGAGCGTGCAGGATCTCAG CTCGTTCGACGAATATAGTTCCGAACTCAAATCAGGCCGCCTAGAATGGAGCCCGGTGCACAAGTCTGAGAAGTTCTGGCGGGAAAACGCCGTTCGCCTCAACGAGAAGAATTACGAGCTGCTCAA GATCTTAACCAGGCTCCTGGAAGTGTCTGATGATCCTCAAGTCATAGCGGTGGCGGCCCACGATGTCGGCGAGTACGTGCGGCACTACCCACGTGGCAAACG GGTGATTGAGCAGCTGGGCGGGAAGCAGCTCGTGATGAATCACATGCACCACGAGGACCAGCTTGTGCGCTACAACGCCCTGCTGGCCGTGCAGAAGCTGATGGTCCACAACTG GGAGTACCTGGGCAGACAGCTGCAGTCCGGCGACCAGCAGCAAGCTCCGGCGGTGGTGGCTCGAAGCTGA
- the atp6v1h gene encoding V-type proton ATPase subunit H isoform X2, whose product MDIRGAVDAAVPTNIIAAKAAEVRANLVNWQSYLQSQMISAEDCEFIKKFEVANSEEKQVILTNEGHQCAKTFLNLMAHISKEQTVQYILTLTDDTLQENHQRVSIFFDYAKKTKNTAWSYFLPMLNRQDLFTVHMAARIIAKLAAWGRDLMEGSDLNYYFNWIKSQLSSQSSQYVQCVAGCLQLMLRINEYRFAWVEADGVNCITAVLSNKCGFQLQYQMIFCVWLLAFSPQLCEQLRRYNVVPALSDILQESVKEKVTRIILAAFRNLLEKSSERETRQEYALAMIQCKVLKQLENLEQQKYDDEDITEDIKFLLERLGESVQDLSSFDEYSSELKSGRLEWSPVHKSEKFWRENAVRLNEKNYELLKILTRLLEVSDDPQVIAVAAHDVGEYVRHYPRGKRVIEQLGGKQLVMNHMHHEDQLVRYNALLAVQKLMVHNWEYLGRQLQSGDQQQAPAVVARS is encoded by the exons ATGGACATCCGCGGGGCCGTGGACGCCGCTGTCCCCACCAACATCATCGCTGCCAAGGCGGCGGAGGTTCGTGCCAATCTGGTCAACTGGCAGTCGTACTTGCA GAGTCAGATGATCTCAGCAGAGGACTGTGAGTTCATCAAGAAGTTTGAGGTGGCCAACTCTGAGGAGAAGCAGGTCATCCTGACCAATGAAGGACATCAG TGTGCAAAGACATTTCTGAACCTAATGGCTCACATCTCCAAGGAGCAGACTGTCCAGTACATCTTGACGCTCACTGATGACACTCTGCAG GAGAACCATCAGAGGGTGAGCATCTTCTTTGACTATgcaaagaagacaaagaaCACAGCCTGGTCCTATTTTCTCCCCATGCTGAATCGCCAGGACCTCTTCACCGTCCACATG GCGGCGAGGATCATCGCCAAGTTGGCCGCTTGGGGCCGTGACCTGATGGAGGGAAGTGATCTGAACTACTATTTCAACTGGATCAAAAGCCAGCTCAGCTCACAG AGCTCTCAGTATGTCCAGTGCGTGGCCGGATGCCTTCAACTCATGCTGAGGATCAACGAGTACAGGTTTGCCTGGGTGGAGGCCGACGGGGTGAACTG CATAACGGCGGTGCTGAGCAACAAGTGCGGCTTCCAGCTCCAGTACCAGATGATCTTCTGCGTCTGGCTCCTGGCCTTTAGCCCGCAGCTGTGCGAGCAGCTGCGGCGCTACAACGTGGTGCCCGCGCTCTCTGACATCCTCCAGGAATCTGTCAAGGAGAAGGTCACCCGGATCATCCTGGCCGCATTCAGG AATCTCCTGGAGAAGTCGTCAGAGAGGGAGACCCGCCAGGAGTACGCGCTGGCTATGATCCAGTGTAAAGTGCTGAAGCAGCTGGAGAACCTCGAGCAGCAGAAGTACGACGACGAGGACATCACGGAGGACATCAAGTTCCTGCTGGAGAGGCTGGGGGAGAGCGTGCAGGATCTCAG CTCGTTCGACGAATATAGTTCCGAACTCAAATCAGGCCGCCTAGAATGGAGCCCGGTGCACAAGTCTGAGAAGTTCTGGCGGGAAAACGCCGTTCGCCTCAACGAGAAGAATTACGAGCTGCTCAA GATCTTAACCAGGCTCCTGGAAGTGTCTGATGATCCTCAAGTCATAGCGGTGGCGGCCCACGATGTCGGCGAGTACGTGCGGCACTACCCACGTGGCAAACG GGTGATTGAGCAGCTGGGCGGGAAGCAGCTCGTGATGAATCACATGCACCACGAGGACCAGCTTGTGCGCTACAACGCCCTGCTGGCCGTGCAGAAGCTGATGGTCCACAACTG GGAGTACCTGGGCAGACAGCTGCAGTCCGGCGACCAGCAGCAAGCTCCGGCGGTGGTGGCTCGAAGCTGA
- the oprk1 gene encoding kappa-type opioid receptor, whose product MEIGVVHIQRGAAPEEMCPWEGKGEATAGGCTWPTSTASSSALDAFNGTWEGEADDGEPMSPIIPVIVAVYSLVFVVGLVGNCLVMYVIIRYTKMKTATNIYILNLAVADALVTSTMPFQSTDYLLSSWPFGEVACKVFISIDYYNMFISIFTLTMMSVDRYVAVCHPVKALDFRTPVKAKVINVLIWVLSSAAGVPAMILGSTKTNNGTTECALQFPEPYSYWDTLMKICVFIFAFVVPVIIISVCYTLMILRLKSVRLLSGSREKDRNLRRIARLVLVVVAVFVVCWTPIHIFILVKALSPHVPETTPVMAAYFFCVALGYTNSSLNPILYAFLDENFKKCFRDFCCRGARRDCQGVSRVRSTLRDHSCPPDNRGGPRQARPV is encoded by the exons ATGGAGATCGGCGTGGTGCACATCCAACGAGGAGCTGCACCGGAGGAAATGTGTCCCTGGGAGGGGAAAGGAGAGGCGACGGCTGGGGGGTGCACCTGGCCCACTtccaccgcctcctcctcgGCCTTGGACGCCTTCAACGGGACATGGGAAGGCGAGGCCGACGACGGCGAGCCCATGTCACCCATCATCCCCGTCATCGTGGCCGTGTACTCGCTGGTGTTCGTGGTGGGCCTGGTGGGCAACTGCTTGGTCATGTACGTCATCATCAG GTACACCAAGATGAAGACGGCCACCAACATCTACATCCTAAACCTGGCGGTGGCGGACGCGCTGGTGACCAGCACAATGCCCTTCCAGAGCACCGACTACCTGCTCAGCTCTTGGCCTTTCGGCGAGGTGGCGTGCAAGGTGTTCATCTCCATCGATTACTACAACATGTTCATCAGCATCTTCACGCTCACCATGATGAGCGTGGACCGTTACGTGGCCGTGTGCCACCCCGTCAAGGCCCTGGACTTCCGCACGCCTGTCAAGGCCAAAGTCATCAACGTGCTCATCTGGGTGCTGTCATCCGCCGCCGGCGTGCCCGCTATGATCCTGGGCAGCACAAAGACCAACAATG GGACAACCGAATGTGCTCTCCAGTTCCCAGAGCCGTACAGCTACTGGGACACGCTGATGAAGATCTGTGTGTTCATCTTTGCCTTCGTGGTGCCCGTCATCATCATTAGCGTGTGTTACACGCTGATGATCCTGCGCCTCAAGAGCGTCCGCCTGTTGTCGGGCTCGCGCGAGAAGGACCGCAACCTGCGACGTATCGCTCGCCTGGtcctggtggtggtggccgtTTTTGTGGTGTGCTGGACCCCCATCCACATCTTCATCCTGGTCAAGGCTCTGTCGCCCCACGTGCCCGAGACCACGCCGGTCATGGCCGCCTACTTCTTCTGCGTAGCGCTGGGCTACACCAACAGCAGCCTCAACCCCATCCTCTACGCATTCCTGGACGAGAACTTTAAGAAATGCTTCCGGGACTTCTGCTGCCGCGGCGCCCGGAGGGACTGCCAGGGGGTGAGCCGGGTAAGGAGCACTCTGAGGGACCACTCGTGTCCCCCGGACAACCGCGGCGGCCCCAGGCAGGCCAGGCCCGTATGA